One window of Nostoc sp. C052 genomic DNA carries:
- a CDS encoding NAD(P)-binding domain-containing protein, translating to MTTTSNSDFAAHEALRLLGPDPENWVPDRAGIDHNITIIGGSGSGSTFVFALRRAGIGRVTEIDAADDEAHAGVWLTRARMRTLRTPKHLPGPELGIPELSFQAWYEARHGAAAYAEIDRIERVAWAEYLSWYRHFLGIQVRYQTKLLRIEPVADFFRLHLEVNGVPQIETTRKIIFANGVAGTGGPYIPPILADLPRTLYAHTADAIDFEALRGKTVAVLGAAASAFDAAAVALESGAKAVHLFVRRSAIASLSVLRVRDYPGAYDNYPQLPDAARWFQAWHFRQAGTAPPPNSIKRAIAFPNFHIHLSAPWKSARKLGDAEAAAKGERIAIEVNDDVFEFDFAIAGTGYFVDPTKRPELADFAQHIALWRDRYQPPEDLYDDGLGAHPYLGSAHEYQEKVPGTAPYLKDIHVFNPAGLVSFGLPVGDIHSIRRDVPAIVSRISHDLFFKDWAHHEARITGDIAPDFEDSLYAAAVWKQPIEAATR from the coding sequence ATGACAACAACGAGCAATTCCGATTTTGCTGCCCACGAGGCACTACGCCTGCTCGGTCCCGATCCCGAAAACTGGGTGCCCGATCGCGCTGGTATCGATCACAATATCACTATAATAGGTGGCAGCGGTAGCGGTAGCACCTTTGTATTTGCGCTACGACGTGCTGGGATCGGTCGTGTGACGGAGATCGATGCAGCCGATGACGAGGCTCATGCAGGCGTGTGGTTGACGCGAGCGCGGATGAGAACGCTCCGCACACCGAAACATCTGCCTGGGCCAGAACTAGGCATCCCAGAATTGTCCTTTCAAGCCTGGTACGAAGCGCGGCACGGGGCGGCAGCCTACGCAGAGATCGATCGCATTGAGCGAGTAGCTTGGGCTGAGTACCTCAGTTGGTATCGGCACTTCCTCGGTATCCAGGTTCGTTACCAGACGAAGTTGTTGCGGATTGAACCAGTCGCAGATTTCTTCCGCCTACACCTTGAGGTAAACGGTGTCCCGCAGATAGAGACTACGCGCAAAATTATCTTCGCCAATGGCGTGGCTGGCACGGGTGGTCCGTACATACCTCCAATACTGGCTGACTTACCCCGCACGTTGTACGCACATACCGCCGATGCCATCGATTTTGAAGCACTGCGTGGTAAGACTGTGGCGGTGCTGGGTGCGGCGGCTTCAGCTTTCGATGCAGCAGCAGTGGCGCTGGAATCGGGAGCTAAGGCAGTACATCTATTTGTACGGCGATCAGCGATCGCATCTCTGTCAGTCCTTCGGGTACGGGATTACCCTGGTGCTTACGACAACTATCCCCAACTACCCGATGCAGCCCGATGGTTCCAGGCTTGGCACTTTCGTCAAGCAGGCACCGCGCCACCCCCGAACTCGATTAAGCGAGCGATCGCTTTCCCGAACTTTCACATCCATCTATCTGCACCTTGGAAATCGGCACGGAAACTGGGCGATGCGGAAGCCGCCGCCAAAGGCGAACGCATTGCCATCGAGGTGAACGATGATGTTTTCGAGTTTGATTTTGCGATCGCTGGCACTGGTTACTTCGTTGATCCAACCAAGCGTCCCGAACTAGCCGACTTTGCCCAGCATATTGCCCTCTGGCGCGATCGCTACCAGCCACCAGAAGACCTGTACGACGACGGTTTGGGGGCACATCCTTACCTCGGTAGCGCCCACGAATACCAAGAAAAAGTACCTGGCACTGCCCCTTACCTGAAAGACATTCACGTATTTAATCCTGCTGGTTTGGTCAGCTTCGGATTGCCGGTTGGTGACATCCATAGCATTCGCCGCGACGTACCTGCAATAGTATCGCGCATCAGTCACGACTTGTTCTTTAAGGACTGGGCGCATCATGAGGCACGGATCACAGGCGATATTGCCCCCGATTTTGAGGACTCGCTCTATGCTGCTGCGGTGTGGAAACAACCGATCGAGGCAGCGACCCGCTAG
- a CDS encoding alpha/beta hydrolase: MVAQVNSQAKILEVADDPRLSKGVKAFLKVLNSGGVPLETLPPLEARQVLVDAQASVPVDLSGIEESEKKIIADGYSITLNIVRPEGIKDTLPVFIFIHGGGWVLGDYPTHKRMVRDLVVLSGFAGVFVNYTRTPDAQYPQAINEIYAATKWVAEHGEEIGVDGKNLAVVGNSVGGNMTAVTALKAKENGGPHIKLHIMMWPIVDADFETNSYHQFGDKRYLTVPTMKWMYDLYIPDPEKRKDIYASPLQATVEQLKGLPPALIVVAESDILHDEGTAYGRKLNEAGVEVTTVQYNGMIHDFGLLNGLADLPEVRSLFVQAAAQLKKHLQ, translated from the coding sequence ATGGTTGCTCAAGTAAATTCACAAGCAAAGATTTTGGAAGTTGCAGACGATCCACGTCTTTCTAAAGGAGTGAAGGCATTTTTGAAAGTGCTGAACTCAGGAGGTGTGCCTCTAGAGACATTACCTCCACTCGAAGCACGTCAAGTTCTCGTGGATGCACAGGCTTCCGTTCCAGTAGACCTTTCAGGCATTGAAGAGTCTGAGAAGAAAATTATCGCCGACGGTTATTCGATTACGCTCAATATCGTGCGACCGGAAGGTATCAAAGACACATTGCCTGTTTTCATCTTTATTCATGGTGGTGGTTGGGTGTTGGGTGATTATCCAACACACAAGCGTATGGTGCGCGATCTGGTTGTGCTTTCAGGGTTTGCAGGGGTCTTTGTCAACTACACGCGCACGCCAGATGCTCAGTACCCACAGGCGATCAATGAGATTTATGCTGCAACCAAATGGGTTGCCGAGCATGGTGAGGAGATTGGGGTGGATGGCAAGAATCTGGCAGTGGTCGGCAACAGTGTCGGCGGAAATATGACAGCAGTCACTGCTTTGAAGGCGAAAGAAAACGGAGGACCACACATCAAGTTACATATCATGATGTGGCCGATCGTCGATGCCGATTTTGAAACGAATTCTTATCATCAATTCGGTGACAAACGGTACCTAACCGTACCCACGATGAAGTGGATGTATGACCTGTACATCCCTGACCCAGAAAAGCGCAAAGACATCTACGCATCTCCCTTACAAGCGACGGTTGAGCAACTAAAAGGCTTGCCTCCAGCGTTAATTGTGGTTGCAGAGAGCGATATTTTGCATGACGAAGGCACAGCCTACGGACGCAAGCTCAATGAAGCTGGGGTAGAGGTGACAACGGTGCAGTACAACGGCATGATTCATGACTTTGGACTGCTCAATGGTTTAGCCGATCTGCCAGAAGTTCGCTCTCTGTTTGTTCAAGCTGCTGCCCAATTGAAGAAACATCTCCAATAG
- a CDS encoding DUF6130 family protein yields MGYANAIKKLRGSKALVGLHLYQIFREMVLPAMNSHTPSARDIIGSSPLIAIENEAPPKLIVDPPLPEPLAQGRVFIQYRTENLRVLPVFGKGALEVSPRIGHIHITVDDAPWHFVDASGETVILVGLEPGAHKVLIELADPTHKVITSETVEFTLPDLKKSS; encoded by the coding sequence ATGGGCTACGCTAACGCAATTAAAAAACTTAGAGGCAGCAAAGCTTTGGTGGGTTTGCATCTGTATCAGATTTTTCGTGAAATGGTATTACCTGCTATGAACAGCCACACACCGAGCGCTAGGGACATTATCGGATCATCACCGTTGATTGCGATTGAAAACGAAGCACCACCCAAGCTGATTGTCGATCCACCGCTTCCCGAACCACTGGCACAGGGACGTGTCTTCATCCAGTACCGGACGGAGAATTTGCGTGTGTTGCCAGTGTTTGGCAAAGGTGCCCTCGAAGTATCGCCGCGCATCGGTCATATCCACATCACCGTTGACGACGCGCCGTGGCACTTTGTCGATGCCAGTGGAGAGACGGTGATCCTGGTCGGACTGGAACCTGGCGCGCACAAGGTGCTGATCGAACTAGCTGACCCCACGCACAAAGTAATCACTAGCGAAACTGTGGAGTTCACGCTGCCCGATCTTAAGAAATCATCATGA
- a CDS encoding nuclear transport factor 2 family protein has translation MNNPENPRLPLPPFDNESAIQKVRIAEDAWNTRNPELVSLAYTSDSVWRNRSEFLCGREAIVQFLTRKWLKELDYRLIKELWAFQDNRIAVRFAYEWHDDSGNWFRSYGNENWEFDEHGFMRWRIASINDLPILKSERKYHWILGRRPDDHPGLSDLNL, from the coding sequence ATGAACAACCCCGAAAATCCTCGACTACCCCTGCCGCCTTTTGATAATGAATCCGCCATCCAAAAAGTCCGAATTGCAGAGGATGCTTGGAATACACGTAACCCTGAACTAGTATCACTCGCTTACACGTCTGATAGCGTTTGGCGCAACCGTTCAGAATTTCTATGTGGTCGTGAGGCGATCGTCCAGTTCTTAACACGTAAGTGGCTTAAAGAATTAGACTACCGTCTGATCAAAGAGCTTTGGGCTTTTCAAGACAACCGAATTGCTGTCCGATTTGCTTACGAATGGCATGATGATTCCGGCAACTGGTTTCGTTCTTACGGCAATGAGAATTGGGAATTCGATGAACATGGATTTATGCGATGGCGTATTGCCAGCATCAACGACCTGCCAATTCTGAAGAGCGAACGCAAATACCACTGGATACTAGGTCGTCGTCCTGACGATCATCCCGGATTGTCTGACCTCAATCTTTGA
- a CDS encoding DUF302 domain-containing protein, which yields MPATIDRLEAILQAKGITVFARIDQQAEAEKVGLSLPPTQLLLFGNPKTGTPLMVAEPTIALDLPLKILSWEATDGKVWVSYNDPNYLKQRFSLSDELMKNIAIIAPLIHQALV from the coding sequence GTGCCTGCAACCATTGATCGATTAGAAGCCATCCTTCAAGCAAAAGGCATCACCGTTTTTGCCCGCATCGATCAACAGGCTGAAGCCGAAAAAGTCGGACTTAGCCTACCTCCGACGCAGTTGTTGCTGTTCGGCAACCCGAAAACCGGAACTCCCCTCATGGTGGCAGAACCAACGATCGCCCTGGATTTACCCCTGAAAATACTGTCATGGGAGGCGACTGACGGCAAAGTTTGGGTGAGTTACAACGATCCCAATTACTTGAAACAGCGCTTTTCTCTCTCCGATGAATTGATGAAAAATATCGCTATCATTGCACCTTTAATCCATCAAGCACTTGTTTAA
- a CDS encoding 3-alpha domain-containing protein, giving the protein MTQLYTREQNNPELLHQAAQLEALPESWRDYFQEQSRSDIASG; this is encoded by the coding sequence ATCACTCAGCTTTATACTCGTGAGCAGAACAATCCAGAATTACTTCACCAAGCTGCTCAACTAGAAGCCTTACCCGAAAGCTGGCGCGACTACTTCCAGGAACAAAGTCGCTCTGATATTGCATCTGGGTAA
- a CDS encoding dienelactone hydrolase family protein, with amino-acid sequence MSPTAQASIQQGLKDNPLVTIYRYEGVSYGFSRVGSSAYRQEAAELARDRTLAFLKQHLGSGVKV; translated from the coding sequence GTGTCACCAACTGCTCAAGCGTCCATTCAGCAAGGACTGAAAGACAACCCCCTGGTAACAATCTATCGCTATGAAGGAGTGAGTTATGGGTTTAGTCGCGTGGGTAGTTCCGCTTATCGCCAAGAAGCCGCAGAATTAGCGCGCGATCGCACCTTGGCATTTTTGAAACAGCATTTAGGCAGTGGGGTCAAAGTCTGA
- a CDS encoding cysteine hydrolase, translated as MNINKNDTAIVVIDPQNDVLSEKGVSWDLVGESVKDNNTVENIERIFKAAKQYEFEVFISPHYYYPTDHNWKFAGNLEQMMLEVKEFDRRGALSLDGFLGSGADWLARYKPFIEDGKTIVASPHKVYGPQTNDLVLQLRKRNISKVILLGMLANLCVEAHLRELLEQGFEVLVVKDATAAPRHPELGDGYKAALINFGYIANAVLSTDEVVAAME; from the coding sequence ATGAATATCAACAAGAATGACACCGCAATAGTCGTCATCGATCCGCAAAACGATGTCTTGAGCGAAAAAGGGGTTTCCTGGGATTTGGTGGGTGAGAGTGTTAAGGATAACAACACCGTCGAGAACATCGAGCGAATCTTCAAAGCCGCAAAGCAGTATGAATTCGAGGTTTTTATCTCCCCTCACTATTACTACCCCACCGACCATAATTGGAAATTTGCCGGCAACCTAGAGCAAATGATGCTTGAGGTTAAGGAGTTCGATCGCCGTGGTGCGTTGAGCCTAGATGGATTTCTGGGATCGGGTGCTGACTGGCTCGCTCGCTATAAGCCCTTCATTGAGGATGGTAAGACGATTGTGGCCAGTCCTCACAAAGTCTATGGGCCGCAAACTAACGACCTGGTTTTACAACTACGTAAACGCAACATCAGCAAAGTCATTCTACTCGGAATGTTGGCAAATCTTTGTGTTGAAGCTCACCTACGCGAATTGCTCGAACAGGGATTTGAGGTTCTTGTTGTCAAGGATGCAACAGCAGCCCCTCGGCATCCAGAACTGGGCGACGGCTATAAAGCAGCACTGATCAACTTTGGGTATATCGCCAATGCAGTTCTGTCTACAGACGAGGTTGTAGCAGCAATGGAGTAA
- a CDS encoding GMC family oxidoreductase, whose amino-acid sequence MTQYDYIVIGAGSAGCVVANRLTEDSETTVLLLEAGNPDTKPEIQIPAECVSLLGSEVDWAYFSEPEPYLNDRQIFCPRGKVLGGSSSINFMIYMRGNHHDYDHWQSLGNPGWSYQNVLPYFKKSEHQQRGASEYHGVDGELSVTDLIAPAVVSQRFVDAAVAMGYPNNPDANGMQQSGAGLYQLTIKDGKRHSTAAAFLLPILQRPNLTVITKALVTRLLFEDTRTVGVEYLHEGTLHQVKVNQEVILSAGAFDSPKLLMLSGIGNAEHLQALGIPVVVELPGVGQNLQDHPVVPVVYKATKDLHTASSSSIAEASLFLHTQGNVDTAPDLQFLFGPIVFAPPGYAHSGLGFTSLVCLTHPQNIGSVSLRSSDPQDAPMIRLNFLQSEADVQKLVAGIKLMRDLFHASAFDEFRGEEVAPGKDKQSDEALVAYVREVCNTVYHPVGTCKMGIDPMAVVDPQLRVYGVEGLRIVDASIMPTITTGNTNAPTIMIGEKAADLIKAAGGISQQTSLAIARSAAPKAIAS is encoded by the coding sequence ATGACTCAATATGACTACATTGTAATTGGTGCAGGTTCGGCAGGTTGTGTAGTCGCCAACCGTCTGACAGAAGACAGTGAAACAACCGTGTTATTACTCGAAGCTGGCAACCCAGATACTAAACCGGAGATTCAAATCCCGGCGGAATGCGTCAGCTTACTCGGTTCCGAAGTTGACTGGGCATACTTCTCTGAGCCAGAACCATACCTTAACGATCGCCAAATTTTTTGTCCCCGTGGCAAAGTCTTGGGTGGCAGCAGTTCGATTAATTTCATGATTTATATGCGGGGCAATCATCACGATTATGACCACTGGCAGTCATTAGGGAATCCCGGCTGGAGTTACCAAAATGTACTGCCTTATTTCAAGAAATCCGAGCATCAGCAACGCGGTGCTTCCGAATACCACGGCGTTGACGGGGAATTGAGCGTGACCGATCTCATTGCCCCTGCTGTGGTATCCCAACGCTTTGTCGATGCAGCAGTTGCAATGGGATATCCAAATAATCCTGATGCCAATGGGATGCAGCAGTCAGGTGCAGGACTCTATCAGTTGACAATCAAGGATGGTAAGCGTCACAGCACCGCAGCTGCTTTTCTCTTACCCATTCTCCAGCGTCCCAATTTGACTGTAATCACAAAAGCTTTGGTGACTCGATTGTTGTTTGAGGACACGCGTACCGTTGGCGTGGAATACCTGCACGAAGGAACACTGCATCAAGTCAAGGTTAACCAGGAAGTAATTTTAAGTGCTGGTGCGTTCGATTCGCCTAAGCTGCTGATGCTTTCTGGCATTGGGAATGCAGAACACCTGCAAGCATTGGGAATTCCGGTAGTAGTTGAGTTGCCAGGTGTCGGTCAAAATCTTCAGGATCACCCTGTCGTACCTGTGGTATACAAAGCAACCAAGGATTTACACACAGCCAGCAGCAGTAGTATTGCGGAAGCTAGTTTGTTTTTGCATACTCAGGGTAATGTGGATACTGCACCAGATTTACAGTTTCTCTTCGGCCCGATTGTGTTTGCACCCCCTGGCTATGCTCACTCTGGTTTAGGATTTACAAGTCTAGTCTGTTTGACCCATCCCCAAAATATTGGGAGTGTCAGTTTGCGTTCATCCGACCCCCAAGACGCACCGATGATTCGGCTAAACTTTCTGCAAAGTGAAGCCGATGTGCAAAAGCTCGTTGCTGGGATTAAATTAATGCGTGATTTGTTCCATGCAAGTGCCTTTGATGAATTTCGCGGTGAGGAAGTCGCTCCTGGTAAAGATAAGCAGAGCGATGAAGCACTCGTTGCTTACGTGCGAGAAGTTTGCAATACGGTGTATCATCCAGTCGGCACCTGCAAAATGGGTATCGATCCAATGGCAGTTGTAGACCCACAACTTCGTGTATATGGGGTTGAGGGGTTGCGTATCGTGGATGCATCCATCATGCCAACAATCACTACCGGAAATACAAATGCGCCCACTATTATGATCGGCGAAAAAGCCGCAGATTTAATTAAAGCCGCAGGTGGTATTTCACAGCAAACATCTTTAGCGATCGCCCGAAGCGCAGCGCCAAAGGCGATCGCAAGTTAA
- a CDS encoding mercuric reductase: MEVDTQHYDDIIIGGGKAGKTLAPALVADGRKTALVERSLNMIGGGCINIACIPTKTMVASANVANTVRNSSAYGVKTNTPSVNLAEVIQRKRAVVQGMRAMNLHNLETALDKNLIIGEARFIAPKTIAVTTTEGNNSLLTAERLFINTGTRPLIPSIPGLTEVEFLTSESIMELEYLPEHLIVLGSGYIGLEFAQMFRRFGSRVTVIGQSEQILSQQDPDIAIAVQTLLEQDGIEFLLKAKVLRVDRTGNETILKIQVGDREITLQGSHLLVAVGRAPNTESLNLAAAGVATDARGFIQVNDHLETNVPGIWALGDINGGPQYTHISLDDYRIIKANLIDGGNRSTSERLVPSCLFIDPELAHVGLTETEARQQGYAIRVAKVDASAVPRAKTLGQTDGLLKAIVDTETGRILGCSLLCHEAGEVISTVQMVIQAQMPYTVLRDGILTHPTMTEGLNILFSKL, encoded by the coding sequence ATGGAAGTGGACACTCAACACTATGACGATATTATTATCGGCGGCGGCAAAGCGGGTAAAACACTGGCACCAGCGCTGGTTGCTGACGGACGTAAAACCGCTCTGGTTGAACGCAGTTTAAACATGATTGGTGGCGGGTGCATCAATATCGCCTGCATTCCTACTAAAACTATGGTGGCGAGTGCCAATGTAGCAAACACAGTGCGAAACAGTTCTGCTTATGGGGTTAAAACCAATACACCCAGCGTTAATTTAGCAGAGGTGATCCAACGAAAACGAGCGGTTGTGCAAGGGATGCGTGCAATGAACTTGCACAATTTAGAAACGGCTCTCGATAAAAACTTGATCATTGGCGAAGCAAGGTTTATTGCTCCCAAAACGATCGCAGTAACGACGACTGAGGGGAACAATAGCTTACTTACCGCTGAACGGTTATTTATTAATACAGGCACACGACCGTTAATTCCATCTATTCCCGGACTCACAGAAGTTGAGTTTTTAACGAGTGAGTCGATTATGGAGCTAGAATACTTGCCTGAACACCTGATTGTTCTCGGTAGTGGGTATATTGGTTTAGAGTTTGCCCAGATGTTTCGGCGCTTTGGCTCTCGTGTTACTGTCATTGGGCAAAGCGAACAAATCCTGTCACAGCAAGATCCAGATATAGCGATCGCAGTTCAAACATTACTGGAACAAGATGGTATTGAATTCTTGCTGAAGGCGAAGGTATTGAGGGTTGATCGCACTGGTAATGAAACCATCCTGAAAATCCAAGTTGGCGATCGTGAAATCACCCTCCAGGGTTCGCATTTGCTCGTCGCCGTTGGTCGTGCGCCTAATACCGAGAGCTTAAATTTAGCTGCTGCTGGTGTGGCAACCGATGCACGCGGATTTATTCAAGTCAACGATCACTTGGAGACGAATGTACCCGGAATTTGGGCGTTAGGCGATATCAATGGCGGCCCACAATACACCCATATATCGCTCGACGATTATCGCATTATCAAAGCTAATTTAATTGATGGGGGCAACCGTAGTACAAGCGAGCGCCTGGTTCCATCCTGTCTGTTCATCGATCCAGAACTGGCTCATGTGGGTTTGACTGAAACTGAAGCACGGCAACAAGGATATGCCATCCGCGTGGCGAAGGTGGATGCGTCAGCCGTTCCTAGAGCGAAAACACTCGGTCAAACTGATGGACTGCTGAAGGCGATTGTGGATACAGAGACAGGTCGGATTCTAGGGTGTTCCCTGTTGTGTCATGAAGCAGGTGAAGTGATTTCAACAGTGCAGATGGTGATCCAAGCTCAGATGCCCTACACCGTTCTGCGCGATGGTATTTTGACTCATCCCACGATGACCGAAGGGTTAAATATATTGTTTTCCAAGTTGTAA
- a CDS encoding L-lactate dehydrogenase, which yields MISKTSKVGIIGAGNVGANVANALVLLGRCVRVVLFDRTLSKAEGQVWDIEDSIPLLKEMEIIPSNQYEDLADSDIIIVTAGVQPKLGQTRLDTLSDNTQIIRSTIKELDRVAPNSIVLIISNPVDVLTRIAIATSTRAENLIFGSGTVLDTARLRYQLGKRLNVAKQDVHAYVIGEHGDSEFVVWSSAFIGGIMLTEFPIPQGATLEQIQQEYAQLTRKRGYNIFERKGNTSYGISTVVCQLVDTILRDEKQIFPVSARADSNYGVGSEVVLGLPCIIGSTGIERQLLLSRNAHEQRLLEESANKLNEAHNSLHN from the coding sequence ATGATTAGTAAAACATCCAAAGTCGGTATTATTGGTGCAGGTAATGTAGGTGCAAACGTTGCAAATGCTTTAGTTTTACTCGGTAGATGTGTAAGGGTTGTCCTTTTTGACCGAACCTTATCAAAAGCTGAAGGACAAGTATGGGACATTGAAGACAGCATTCCCTTACTTAAAGAGATGGAGATTATACCATCAAATCAGTATGAAGATTTAGCTGATTCAGATATCATTATTGTGACTGCTGGGGTGCAGCCGAAACTTGGACAGACGCGATTAGATACATTGAGCGACAATACACAGATTATACGTTCGACAATCAAAGAATTGGATCGAGTTGCACCGAATTCAATCGTACTTATCATTAGCAATCCAGTGGATGTACTCACGCGGATTGCGATCGCTACTTCCACCAGAGCAGAAAACCTAATTTTCGGTTCGGGAACCGTTCTTGATACTGCTAGACTGAGATATCAACTTGGAAAGCGACTGAATGTTGCAAAACAAGACGTTCATGCTTATGTGATTGGAGAGCATGGAGACAGTGAATTTGTCGTTTGGTCTAGTGCATTTATTGGGGGAATTATGTTAACTGAATTTCCCATACCACAAGGAGCAACGCTAGAACAAATTCAGCAAGAGTACGCACAGTTAACTCGTAAACGAGGCTATAACATTTTTGAACGCAAAGGAAATACAAGCTATGGTATATCAACAGTAGTTTGTCAGTTAGTTGATACCATCCTGCGAGATGAAAAGCAGATATTTCCAGTATCAGCCAGAGCAGATTCTAACTATGGAGTTGGCAGTGAAGTTGTTCTTGGACTTCCATGTATCATTGGCTCAACAGGCATTGAGCGCCAACTGCTGTTATCAAGAAATGCTCATGAACAACGCTTATTAGAAGAATCAGCCAATAAACTCAATGAAGCCCATAATTCTTTGCATAATTAA
- a CDS encoding SulP family inorganic anion transporter, protein MKKLNANTAQHPTKKRFRMFQGILPLTAATIGNDIVAGIVLAALGIPEVMGYTKIAGTPIATGLYTLILPALAFALFGSSRHLVVAADSATAAILAAGLSGLAASGSSQYLAYSELVAILVAGLLLLARLFRLGFLADFLSRTVLVGFLTGVGIQVAIGQLGGLLDLKGGGNNPIQQIINTFEGLPHANPLAIAISLAVLITIKLCDRLLPKFPGALLAVIVAILASWLFNFASHGVMVVGSIPSGLPSFGLPTVALSEIGQLFGIALSCCIVIIAQSAATSRAYAFRYNEDFQENIDLEGLALANLAAGVSGTFVVNGSPTKTEIVDTAGGQSQVAQLTTVAVVLVVILFFTQPISYLPNAVLAAIVFLIGLKLIDIQGMRAIFSTHREEFYLAIVTTATVVFIGVKEGIVLAIILSLILHVRHSYRPHSAIIIPDAQRLWQPIPVRIGSVSASGLIVYRFSRDLFYANASFFSEEVQNLVKNAESPVQWFILESRAITEIDYSASQTIRDVVKELSLQNVTFVLSGLSPEVKVQFERDGLTDLIGANRFFNHLEEALAAFHEVSNEQST, encoded by the coding sequence ATGAAGAAATTGAACGCAAATACAGCCCAGCATCCAACTAAAAAGCGATTTCGCATGTTTCAGGGAATTTTACCTTTGACAGCAGCCACCATTGGGAATGATATCGTTGCGGGTATTGTGCTAGCAGCACTGGGTATTCCGGAAGTTATGGGATACACAAAGATTGCCGGAACGCCCATTGCCACAGGTCTTTATACACTTATTCTTCCAGCCTTGGCATTTGCGCTCTTTGGATCTTCTCGCCATCTGGTGGTCGCTGCCGACTCTGCAACAGCCGCAATCCTGGCGGCTGGACTATCAGGCTTGGCAGCGTCGGGGAGTTCCCAATATTTAGCGTATTCAGAATTAGTCGCCATTTTAGTAGCTGGACTTTTACTGTTAGCACGCCTGTTTAGACTGGGTTTCTTAGCGGATTTTCTGTCGCGTACCGTGTTGGTAGGTTTCTTGACTGGGGTAGGAATTCAAGTAGCGATCGGTCAATTAGGTGGATTGTTGGATTTAAAAGGCGGGGGGAATAATCCAATCCAGCAAATCATTAATACCTTTGAAGGTCTGCCCCATGCCAACCCATTAGCGATCGCGATTTCTCTAGCAGTCTTGATTACCATTAAACTATGCGACAGATTGCTTCCAAAATTTCCAGGTGCGTTGCTGGCTGTAATAGTAGCAATTCTTGCCAGTTGGCTGTTTAACTTTGCCAGTCATGGTGTTATGGTAGTTGGATCTATCCCCAGCGGACTGCCATCCTTTGGGTTGCCTACTGTTGCTCTGAGTGAAATTGGGCAATTGTTTGGCATTGCCCTATCGTGCTGTATCGTCATTATTGCCCAAAGTGCAGCGACCTCACGCGCTTACGCCTTTCGATACAACGAGGACTTTCAAGAAAATATTGACCTTGAGGGTCTAGCTCTAGCGAATCTGGCGGCGGGGGTGAGTGGAACCTTTGTGGTCAATGGTAGCCCGACCAAAACCGAAATTGTTGACACAGCAGGAGGACAAAGCCAAGTAGCTCAACTGACCACAGTAGCAGTGGTATTAGTAGTCATCCTCTTCTTCACTCAACCAATTAGCTATCTGCCGAATGCGGTTTTAGCAGCAATTGTATTTTTGATTGGACTAAAATTGATTGACATTCAGGGGATGCGGGCAATATTTTCGACTCATCGTGAGGAGTTTTATCTTGCGATCGTCACTACTGCTACGGTTGTTTTTATCGGTGTTAAAGAGGGTATTGTTTTAGCAATTATTTTGTCGCTGATTTTGCATGTGCGTCATAGTTATCGACCGCATTCTGCAATCATTATTCCCGATGCTCAGAGATTATGGCAGCCGATTCCTGTGCGTATCGGCAGTGTATCAGCATCTGGTCTGATCGTTTATCGGTTTAGTAGAGACTTGTTTTATGCTAACGCCAGCTTCTTTTCAGAGGAGGTGCAAAATCTCGTGAAAAATGCGGAATCACCCGTGCAGTGGTTTATTCTGGAGTCCAGAGCAATTACTGAAATCGACTACTCCGCATCCCAAACGATTCGGGATGTCGTCAAAGAATTATCCCTTCAGAACGTAACTTTTGTCCTCTCCGGTCTGTCACCGGAGGTAAAAGTCCAGTTCGAGCGGGATGGGCTGACAGATTTAATCGGTGCTAATCGGTTTTTTAACCACTTAGAAGAGGCGTTGGCGGCTTTCCACGAAGTTAGCAACGAACAATCAACTTAA